AAGGCGGATTTGCGCCACCAATGAAGGAAGTTACAGAGCCACTGGAAGCTCTCGTCAAGGCAATTGAAGAAACTGGATACAAAGTTGGAGATGAAATCGCATTTGCATTAGATGCTGCATCAAGTGAGTTCTACAACGCTGAAAAGGACAAATACATTGTTGGAGGCAAAGAATACACAAGGGAAGAGCTCATTGACCTTTACAAAGAATTAGTCAGCACTTATCCAATAGTCTCAATTGAGGACCCAATGCACGAGGAAGACTTTGAGGGCTTTGCAATGGTAACAAAAGAGCTCGGAAAGAAGATACAGATTGTTGGCGACGACATCTTTGTTACAAACGTGAAGAGGCTAAAGAAGGGCATTGAAATGGGTGCAGCAAATGCTCTACTCTTAAAAGTCAACCAGATCGGAACCTTAAGTGAAGCAATCGATGCAGCTTACTTAGCTTTCAGAGCTGGTTACGGAGTTGTTGTTTCACACCGCTCTGGAGAAACTGAAGACGCAACAATTGCAGACTTAGCGGTAGCAATAAACGCTGGGCAGATTAAGACAGGTGCTCCAGCAAGGAGCGACAGAAACGCAAAGTACAACCAGCTCATCAGAATTGAGGAAGAGCTTGAAGGTATAGCATATTATCCTGGAAAGAAGTTCAGGAACCCATTCTTCTGAGCTTTCTTTCTTAATTTTGTCGAAGGTTTTTCAGTTCTTATTTGTTTTGCTTTTTCTGCAATTTTCAGCTGCAAAAAATCGTTAATTTTAGAATGACGGCTTGTGAGTTCTTTGGAAGTTTTTAGTAATGTTTTGTTAGGAAATTACTTTGTGTTATAAATTTTCCTTGGAATTGTAACGTTTTAAATGCATACATTTGGATTTGAGGTTTTCGAGAGGTTCTTTGGCATGTCTCCCTAATGGAAAGTTGACCATTTCGAGTTTAGAAGAGTTTAAGACCAGATTTTTAAAATTAGAGGTCTAGTTGGGCGTTGGAAGTCTCTTGAACATTTTTGTACACTGGTAAATTAGAGCGAGTTGTGGAATGGATTTGCCATGAAAAAGCAATAATAGCGTCTGAATCTGAGGCTTACTTTGGCTTTGTTACTAACCCTCTGACGAAAGGCTTTTATAATTTTAGTGTGTTTACAGTCTTATTGGAGAAATAGAGCAAAATTGCGCCCAGTTTCAATAAGACTCTAAGAGAATTGAAAGTACAGCAACGTGAGCCTCACCCTCTACTTCAACAACACGTTTCAATAAGACTCTAAGAGAATTGAAAGAAAGTAGAAGAGGCTCAAGGTCTGAACCCTCAAGCTCGTTTCAATAAGACTCTAAGAGAATTGAAAGATGTTGGATGGCGACCCTTATTGGGCTGGGTATGCTGTTTCAATAAGACTCTAAGAGAATTGAAAGGTTGCTACCTCGATCCAGAAACCTTTGTAAAAGAAGCCGTTTCAATAAGACTCTAAGAGAATTGAAAGCCGCACCCGCTAAAGTTGCCACTCCCTTTTTCCATGCCGTTTCAATAAGACTCTAAGAGAATTGAAAGAAGGATGGGATTGACGAACTGATTTATGCTTTCTTTAACCCCAATAAGAACTAAATT
This DNA window, taken from Thermococcus sp. M39, encodes the following:
- the eno gene encoding phosphopyruvate hydratase; this encodes MENPFEITAIVAREILDSRGNPTVEVDVYTPVAMGRAAVPSGASTGTHEALELRDGGKRFHGKGVRRAVENINKIIAPELIGMDVTLQRDIDMLMIELDGTENKSNLGANAILGVSLAVAKAAANTLGLPLYQYIGGTNAYVLPVPMSNVINGGVHAGNDLDFQEFMIMPVGAKSFKEAIQMVSETYHTLKKILMEKYGKLAVNVGDEGGFAPPMKEVTEPLEALVKAIEETGYKVGDEIAFALDAASSEFYNAEKDKYIVGGKEYTREELIDLYKELVSTYPIVSIEDPMHEEDFEGFAMVTKELGKKIQIVGDDIFVTNVKRLKKGIEMGAANALLLKVNQIGTLSEAIDAAYLAFRAGYGVVVSHRSGETEDATIADLAVAINAGQIKTGAPARSDRNAKYNQLIRIEEELEGIAYYPGKKFRNPFF